Proteins from a genomic interval of Coccinella septempunctata chromosome 2, icCocSept1.1, whole genome shotgun sequence:
- the LOC123307220 gene encoding leptin receptor gene-related protein-like, which translates to MGMTLIILACALNTYASWWPFLVVLFYMISPIPTMIAKRFSDGSGSGNSCMENAIFLTMGIVVSSFALPIVLARVPVIQWGACYLTLAGNIVVYSTLLGFFLTFDSDDSDYNMW; encoded by the exons ATGGGTATGACGCTCATCATCTTAGCGTGCGCTCTTAATACTTACGC AAGCTGGTGGCCATTTCTTGTAGTATTGTTTTATATGATTTCTCCTATACCTACAATGATAGCGAAAAGATTTTCTGATGGATCTGGTTCCGGAAATTCATGTATGGAAAATGCAATATTTCTCACAATGGGCATTGTAGTTAGTTCATTTGCTCTGCCGATTGTCTTAGCCAGAGTTCCTGTAATACAATGGGGTGCCTGCTATTTGACCTTAGCAGGAAATATAGTTGTTTACAGCActcttctaggattttttcTCACATTTGATAGTGACGATTCTGATTATAACATGTGGTAA
- the LOC123307366 gene encoding protein seele encodes MEVLRIALFISISASSALSKIDPGELKCLVCEQSINEMKKAVNLLDPSKKIDVGGYHLDAEGNYRSTKVISAAHSEILLSEIMDQICDKMENYVRATWKSNGTLTLLNLLDPSGGMNSKMSEVDIIQDDDLNKSLQYYCTSIMEENEDDVIKYFQEGQDGFVCSKIGLCKANHFVKEDL; translated from the exons ATGGAAGTTTTGAGAATAGCTTTATTCATTTCAATCTCAGCGAGTTCAGCATTATCAAAAATAGATCCAGGAGAACTTAAATGTCTGG tGTGTGAACAAAGtatcaatgaaatgaaaaaagcaGTGAATTTGCTGGATCCATCCAAAAAAATTGATGTCGGCGGATATCATTTAGATGCTGAAGGAAATTACAGATCAACCAAAGTAATATCTGCGGCACATTCAGAAATTCTGTTATCAGAAATAATGGACCAAATATGtgataaaatggaaaattatgtCAGGGCAACCTGGAAAAGCAATGGTACTTTAACTCTTCTGAACCTTTTGGACCCTTCAGGTGGTATGAATTCCAAAATGTCAGAAGTCGATATTATTCAAGATGATGATCTTAATAAGAGTCTACAGTACTAT tgtacCTCTATCATGGAAGAAAACGAGGAtgatgtaataaaatattttcaagaaggtCAAGATGGATTTGTTTGTTCGAAAATAGGACTGTGCAAAGCAAACCATTTCGTGAAAGAAGATTTATAG